A window from Streptomyces subrutilus encodes these proteins:
- a CDS encoding phytoene desaturase family protein: MARIAVIGAGMGAMATAARLAVAGHRVTVYERTAGYGGALGRHERDGFSFDTGPGLLHLPAVYRDLFVKTGKRPLESCVDLVQVDPGVRHLLPHHTIGVTLPGASHGGVAAALDGAFGAGAGERWNGVLGRARDAWDATRRPLLEEPLRADRTALAGDPYPAPRRSGLLRRRPPTLAEVAGRELGGPLGELLTGVVAAYGIDPERAPGSAAVLPYMEQTFGTWYVRGGMRALATAVYERCRERKVEFVFGAEVREVSVRAGRAAGLLLADGTEADADAVVCAVDPRLLPAHSPVRPRAQEPAGGAGAPSRLTLLLALRGARPADAVHRTLVHSPGLRVTVLRPDDPATRPDAEHEAVTVSAVCGPGAAGGAPGAPGPGELLELAERAVPGLRERLLWQEVRTPADVEAATGAPGGAVPAPALAGAGGRLLYPANATELPGLYRAGGWAHPGGGLPHAGMTGALVAGLIVEGAEFRGSR, encoded by the coding sequence ATGGCACGAATTGCGGTGATCGGCGCCGGGATGGGCGCGATGGCGACGGCGGCCCGGCTGGCCGTGGCGGGGCACCGGGTGACGGTGTACGAACGGACCGCCGGGTACGGCGGAGCCCTGGGGCGCCACGAGCGCGACGGTTTCTCCTTCGACACCGGACCCGGCCTGCTGCACCTGCCGGCCGTCTACCGCGACCTGTTCGTGAAGACCGGCAAGCGGCCGCTGGAGAGCTGCGTGGACCTGGTCCAGGTCGACCCGGGCGTACGGCACCTGCTCCCCCACCACACGATCGGCGTCACCCTCCCGGGCGCCTCGCACGGCGGTGTCGCCGCCGCCCTCGACGGGGCCTTCGGGGCCGGTGCGGGCGAGCGGTGGAACGGGGTGCTGGGCCGGGCCCGGGACGCCTGGGACGCCACCCGGCGCCCGCTGCTGGAGGAGCCGCTGCGCGCGGACCGGACGGCGCTGGCCGGCGACCCCTATCCGGCGCCGCGCCGCAGCGGCCTGCTGCGCCGCCGGCCGCCGACGCTCGCCGAGGTCGCCGGCCGTGAGCTCGGCGGCCCGCTCGGGGAGCTGCTGACCGGGGTGGTGGCGGCGTACGGGATCGACCCGGAGCGGGCTCCCGGGTCGGCGGCGGTGCTGCCGTACATGGAGCAGACCTTCGGCACCTGGTACGTGCGCGGCGGGATGCGGGCCCTGGCGACCGCCGTGTACGAGCGGTGCCGCGAGCGGAAGGTGGAGTTCGTCTTCGGGGCGGAGGTCCGCGAGGTGTCGGTGCGCGCGGGCCGGGCGGCGGGGCTGCTGCTGGCCGACGGCACCGAGGCGGACGCCGACGCCGTGGTCTGCGCCGTCGACCCGAGGCTGCTGCCGGCGCACTCGCCCGTACGCCCGCGCGCGCAGGAGCCCGCGGGCGGCGCCGGTGCGCCCAGCCGGCTCACGCTGCTGCTGGCGCTGCGCGGCGCCCGGCCCGCCGACGCCGTCCACCGCACCCTGGTGCACTCGCCCGGGCTGCGGGTCACCGTACTGCGGCCGGACGATCCGGCCACCCGGCCGGACGCGGAGCACGAAGCCGTCACCGTGAGCGCCGTGTGCGGCCCGGGAGCGGCCGGGGGCGCGCCCGGGGCTCCGGGGCCCGGGGAGTTGCTGGAACTGGCCGAGAGGGCCGTTCCGGGGCTGCGGGAGCGACTGCTGTGGCAGGAGGTGCGCACCCCGGCCGACGTGGAGGCGGCCACCGGCGCACCGGGCGGCGCGGTCCCGGCCCCGGCCCTGGCGGGGGCCGGGGGGCGGCTGCTGTACCCGGCGAACGCCACGGAGCTGCCCGGGCTGTACCGGGCGGGCGGCTGGGCGCACCCGGGCGGCGGGCTGCCGCACGCGGGGATGACCGGGGCCCTGGTGGCGGGGCTGATCGTGGAGGGGGCGGAGTTCCGCGGCTCCCGCTG
- a CDS encoding DUF4126 domain-containing protein, whose protein sequence is MSVLPLVFTSGWASGINAYAVVLLLGVFGATGLTDEVPASLQRTDVLVVAAVLFLCEAVADKIPYVDSVWDAVHTVIRPVAGAVVGALLAGQSGSLSDLAAAAVGGSTALASHFVKAGTRMAVNTSPEPVSNIVLSTAEDLGVAGIVTFAMFNPQAAAVIAAVLLLAGLAVVVYLWTRIRRFLRRRAQRREERRLAAETSARTTGPPG, encoded by the coding sequence GTGAGTGTGCTCCCTCTGGTCTTCACCAGCGGCTGGGCCAGCGGGATCAACGCCTATGCCGTGGTCCTGCTGCTCGGCGTCTTCGGCGCGACCGGCCTGACCGACGAGGTCCCGGCCTCCCTCCAGCGCACCGACGTGCTCGTCGTCGCGGCGGTGCTCTTCCTGTGCGAGGCCGTCGCCGACAAGATCCCGTACGTGGACTCGGTCTGGGACGCGGTCCACACCGTGATCCGGCCGGTGGCCGGAGCCGTGGTCGGGGCGCTGCTGGCCGGGCAGAGCGGCTCGCTGTCCGACCTCGCCGCGGCCGCGGTCGGCGGTTCCACCGCCCTGGCCAGCCATTTCGTCAAGGCGGGGACCCGGATGGCGGTCAACACCTCGCCCGAGCCCGTCAGCAACATCGTGCTGAGCACCGCCGAGGACCTCGGGGTCGCCGGCATCGTCACCTTCGCCATGTTCAACCCGCAGGCCGCCGCGGTGATCGCGGCCGTCCTGCTGCTGGCCGGGCTGGCGGTGGTGGTCTACCTCTGGACCCGCATCCGCCGCTTCCTGCGCCGCCGTGCCCAGCGCCGCGAGGAGCGCCGGCTCGCCGCCGAGACCTCCGCGCGGACCACCGGACCACCCGGCTGA
- a CDS encoding DUF3040 domain-containing protein, with protein sequence MPLSEHEQRMLEQMERALYAEDPKFATALEGSGLRTYTRRRVYQAVVGIVVGIALLMTGVIWQDVLWISVVGFLVMLACTVLVVTGWRKAPKPGEQPVSGSIGGSAQGQNRQRRSMMTRIEERWQRRRDEQGQ encoded by the coding sequence GTGCCGCTCTCGGAGCACGAGCAGCGAATGCTCGAGCAGATGGAGCGAGCGCTGTACGCCGAAGATCCCAAGTTCGCGACAGCGCTTGAGGGAAGCGGACTGCGTACGTACACCCGGCGACGGGTCTACCAGGCAGTCGTGGGCATTGTGGTGGGTATCGCGCTCCTCATGACCGGTGTGATCTGGCAGGACGTGCTCTGGATCAGCGTGGTGGGATTCCTCGTCATGCTGGCCTGTACGGTCCTCGTGGTCACCGGTTGGCGCAAGGCACCCAAGCCTGGCGAGCAGCCCGTCTCCGGAAGTATCGGCGGTTCGGCCCAGGGCCAGAACCGGCAGCGTCGGTCGATGATGACCCGCATCGAGGAACGGTGGCAGCGCCGCCGTGACGAACAGGGGCAGTAG
- a CDS encoding methyltransferase, whose amino-acid sequence MSDTSRPRASLRTAVVWEVLKEALDRRVKATGRDVLDVLDTGGGTGKFAVPVARLGHRVTVVDPSPNALFGLERRVGEAGVADLVRGVQGDAQGLLDVVDRDAYDVVLCHGVLEYVDDAAEGVANAVAALRPGGTLSLLAAGLGGAVLARALAGHFTEARTALTDPAGRWGAGDPVPRRFTAEQLSELVSGAGLAVGAVHGVRIFADLVPGVLVDTEPGAVEALLRLEEAAAELPAFHAVATQLHVLGEKRT is encoded by the coding sequence GTGTCGGACACTTCCCGCCCCCGTGCCTCCCTCCGCACCGCCGTGGTGTGGGAGGTCCTCAAGGAGGCGCTCGACCGCCGGGTCAAGGCGACCGGCCGGGACGTGCTGGACGTGCTGGACACCGGCGGCGGCACCGGCAAGTTCGCCGTCCCGGTGGCCCGGCTGGGCCACCGCGTCACCGTGGTCGACCCCAGCCCGAACGCGCTGTTCGGGCTGGAGCGCCGGGTGGGCGAGGCCGGGGTCGCCGATCTGGTGCGCGGGGTCCAGGGCGACGCCCAGGGCCTGCTGGACGTCGTCGACCGGGACGCGTACGACGTGGTGCTCTGCCACGGCGTGCTGGAGTACGTGGACGACGCGGCCGAGGGCGTGGCCAACGCCGTCGCGGCCCTGCGCCCCGGCGGCACGCTCAGCCTGCTGGCCGCCGGCCTCGGCGGGGCCGTCCTGGCCCGCGCCCTGGCCGGCCACTTCACCGAGGCCCGCACCGCCCTCACCGACCCGGCCGGCCGGTGGGGCGCCGGTGACCCGGTGCCGCGCCGCTTCACCGCCGAGCAGCTCTCGGAGCTCGTCTCCGGGGCCGGCCTCGCGGTCGGCGCGGTGCACGGCGTACGGATCTTCGCGGACCTGGTCCCGGGCGTCCTGGTGGACACCGAGCCCGGCGCCGTGGAGGCGCTGCTGCGTCTGGAGGAGGCCGCCGCCGAGCTGCCCGCCTTCCACGCGGTCGCCACGCAACTGCACGTCTTGGGCGAGAAGCGCACCTGA
- a CDS encoding SAV_6107 family HEPN domain-containing protein produces the protein MATPSPSPVHPVLRRSSAPPAALDLLAKAHSGLAEAARLPRANERYATAHLAALRTAAAVLAVRVRPEPAHPRRRPRIRSAWEVLPEMAPELAEWSALFASGAARRARAEAGIAGAASDRDADDLVRAASMFLRLVERILAVQPPPQTLPQPRPERPDAG, from the coding sequence ATGGCCACACCGTCCCCGTCCCCTGTCCACCCCGTCCTGCGCAGGTCGTCGGCTCCGCCCGCCGCCCTGGACCTGCTCGCCAAGGCCCACAGCGGCCTGGCCGAGGCCGCCCGCCTGCCCCGGGCCAACGAGCGGTACGCCACCGCCCACCTCGCCGCCCTGCGCACGGCCGCGGCCGTGCTGGCGGTGCGCGTGCGGCCCGAGCCCGCGCACCCGCGGCGGCGGCCCCGGATCCGCAGCGCGTGGGAGGTGCTTCCCGAGATGGCACCGGAACTGGCCGAGTGGAGCGCCCTCTTCGCCTCGGGCGCGGCCCGCCGGGCCCGGGCCGAGGCGGGGATCGCGGGTGCGGCGAGCGACCGGGACGCGGACGACCTGGTGCGCGCGGCCTCGATGTTCCTTCGGCTGGTGGAGCGGATACTCGCCGTCCAGCCACCCCCGCAGACCCTCCCGCAGCCGCGCCCGGAGCGTCCGGACGCGGGATGA